The DNA segment AAAACTGCTTGATGTGTAAtgattaatatattatcttgCCTCTCCAGTTCCATTATAATAGGCTCTAATCTAATCACAACATCTCTATATGATTCACCACCTCTATATCtatattcatatttgtCGTCATCTCTAGCTTTAAAATCATCCGGATATTTATCTTCTATCTCTTCATAAGTCATACCATCACATATACCAGCATCCAATTCATCCAATGCCTTCCACTGCAATTTCTTGTATGCTAAATATTGTGCAGTCTCATGAGTTCTCTTTAGTGTCGATGTCCATACTGTTAAATTTGCATCTCCTGCATTAGCTGTAACTAACTCTGGTAATTTCTGAGCATACTTAAGTCCTCTCTCTGATAAACACGAATCCCCTCCAATTTTTTGTTCCACATTGTACACAGATTCCCCATGTCTGGATAAATATATGCACCGAGGCTTCAAATGTAAATTCATGACATAAAATGCTATTCTACTTTCTGAATATGTCTTTATCCTATTAATAATTGCCTCTTGTGCACCGTTAACCAGTTTTATAAAGGTTAAATCCCCGTCAAGTTCAGAAGTCATGGTTTCATAATtcttttcatatttttgtaattttaatagtatatttttaatagcCATTTCTGGATCCTGTTCTGAATAATCTGGTGAAACCTTTCTAACTTCATTGATGTTACGTAATATAAAGCTTTCATCATCAGAATAACTTTCGATAAACATAggttcaattttattagctttcaatatttcacAAATACCGGCTCTTCTCTCTCTAGTTGAATTGGTAGCATCCAATACAGCCACTACACCATCTTCTTCGCTAAAccattttaaaatatctttgatAGCATTATTTTCTGCTTGCTTCCTTATGacaaaataattatcatTGTCCATATCAAAAAAGTCTGGTGTTGGTTTCAGGGCACCTGCCTCTCTCCTATATTGACCAACATTGAACGATTTTGCATTTACCGATATCCATGATAGAAATCTTATAATCTTTTGGGCAATAAATGATTTACCCCTGGCAGGTAAACCTACCATGACAACACAAATTCTAGCATCCTCTGCACTTGTGATAGTTCGAACTGATTTAGGCATTTTTGTTTTCCAATTTGAAccttataatattttattccTCTTGACTAAAAATTCTTAAATgcaatataataatttaaatgtgTTCTGAACTATTAAATCAAAGAATATCAAAGTTGTGACTTCTTATGTAAAGTAAACTCCTTATGAAACAGACTAAGTTAACCCAATTTCTTATTGTTAGCGGTAATTTAACTAATAGTGATACTATATGGTTTCTAAGTGACAGTTTTGTGATGAATAATAACTCTCGACTAAGTAGTTATATGAtaaaaaaggaaaaaagaaattatgCAGGTTGTAGATTAAATAGACAAAAATAAACTagtattaataatgattatttGATACTTGCAGcacaaataaattaaatttgatcTATGTTATCAAATATGGTGTGGACGGTATTCAATTTAACTTTTCTACTCTTTCTGTGTTTCAATTTgtcatataatttaatgatgTTATCACAAGTTCCTTTCCTATGCAGTTTTAATTCTTATAATTGTCTTTTATAAAAACATCCCTTTACGCCGAGAGTTCCTCATTTCTTAATGTGTTGTCTtcaatttaatatcattgaaCGTCACGTGATTTTGATCAAACTAGCGGCACTAAATAtgttaatttatataataattaatataacCATCAAACTTCGTTTAGAGAAggtattattaattaacaGTTAAATGTTTATAGAATTATaagatttatttgtttgtttCTGAGATTCAATGTATTTTAATATCCTCGTAAACTGACTAATTGggatatatattttgtcCTGGATTGATAATTCTTTAACaggtttaatattattgtgGTCAATGTGcttgttattattattcacaTCGTCGGAACTATTTACATCATTAATCGACGTAATTGGAATGTAGGAATTCCCAATACCCATAACCCATAATCCAATTTTATCAGCTCCGAGTTCACCATTCCTTTCAACATTAGCAAATTGGGTTGTAGTCATTTCTAATTCCAACGACTGTATAGTGTTCTGTATCAACGATATTAgttgatttatataattgaatCCAATGTGggtttcatttttttcgTCAGTatcataataatataaacaaatttctaaaatttcTAACATTATTTGACTGCTCATTATATTATCCATTACCGAATCAGCTAATCTTAATGATTTTTGTAAACATTCCAATATTCTCTTTCCATCTTTAAAAAACTTATTATTAGACTTGATTTTGTCGGAGCTCATTATAGTCACTGATTTGCACCACCATAGATATGAGCAGCTGGAAATAGCACAACTTTGAGtttgttttttcaataacttGGATGCATCGACTACACATCTGATTGCTAAATCTTCATATactttatcttcattatttaaagatttagTTTTTTGCAATGATTGTATCAAAACCTTCAGTAAACTTATCTGGTCAAAGGATTTGTTGATAATCTTCTCTTCAAGTAATTCAAAAGCTTgtaaaaagaaatcattTGAAATGTCAACTAACATGAATTGATCCGCCAATGTTGCCGTATTTAAATACAATTTGTAGGCCATTTCGATTGAATCTTTGTCATCTTCCTTCGCTACCATTAAAATATCTCCTAAACATCTAGAAATATGTCGAAATAGCTGCTTTGATAAATTGTTATAATGTTGGCAGAAATCTGCGTTGGAGGAATACTTTCTCTCGATTACCTGGCATACCCTTACCAACTTCCATAGCTGATTTATAATTGATGGATAAACATTTACAATGAAATCATGATTGGAGTCATATAtccaattttttatctttaaagtaatttcaaaagaattattaaaggtACCGGACTTAAATGacataaaaataaaatttattacctTAGGAATAATATCTTTGGCGGCATCAATGTAATTTCCTTCTGAATCATCAAGCATGATTTTTGAGATTTTGAGTAAAGATTCGACTTgtgatgaagaagatatcGTCAATTgagaatttgaatttacaACATTTGACAGCAAAGTTCCTATTATCTGTCCTTTAATTTCACGTGGTTGTAATTGCAGTAAATCGTAATACCATTTCGATGAAGAAGTTAAAACcttgaaataaaatttttcgTTGCATTTGACTCTTTTCAAATTAGAGAAAATcaagaaatcaaaaagaAGCTTGTGTTCTTCTTTCCCAATCTCAACATTACTGCCCTTTAGTTTTTTGTACAATAACTCAAAGTAACCATTTATGTTGTCtactttttcttcatctaCAGAGATATCCATAATGTTATTCAATAACGGTATGAAATCAGATAAAGGTAAAGAAGGTATTTTCTTGTTCAATTCATTTAGATAGTCCCAAAACACTTTAGTGtattcaattaattgaatgttaaatttttctatccctttatttattcttccaattaaataatcgaCTATCTCACTAATAGATAAATCATGATTCAAAAGCAGAGTTGTTTCTAATAAAGATTCTATTGTATCCAAGTGAAAGCTAACTGGAAATACCTCCAAAATAACTTGgaagatatatttttgagCCATTACATCATTACATTTAATCAATTGCTGGTTCAATACAGGTAAAATATCTGATTTGTATTTCTCAATGTCACTATTCAATACGTTtgataattgtaataattgTAAACCAATAATAGCTCTAATATGTTCCCTATCTTTAATGTGTTGGATTCTCTCTTTTAGAAACCCTTGAAACTGTAACCTTATCCAGAGTTTATTACATTCGATAAAATTGGTCATTATAAAATCGCATTTGAAGCTTAAATCTACTTCTTTGAATTCTTCTGTGAGAAATACAGGggtaatattattagaaatgTAATATCTCAAAAATATACCTCTTATTGGATCTTGCTCACCTCTGGTCATTTCAGCTAAATCCTTAAGGATTTCAATTCTATATTCAGGGTTGGATTTCAAAAAACACTTACCTACAGTTATTAACAGATATAATCTAGGTAAAATATTTCCGGTATATTGGATAATCGTATAAACTTCATTTAAATCAACCTTGTTCGTTTTTTGAGCTTCAGTTAAATATCTCGAAAGTACAGATAAAcatttttcatcaattaaagTATAAAATTCGAAATATAGAGGTAGTGGTATATGGCTAGATCTCAGAATTTTCAAAGCTTTTGCACAATGTCTTATTGCTTCAATTAATAgatcattttttaatgctCTACTCACCAGAACACCTTGTTCCTTTATATCAAAGACAATCTCTTTTTTCGATACCATGTAGTTTATGCAATTAATTTGAAGTTATTGATCTGGATTACCTTATGAAACGAATAGTAGATGTAAAATTAACTCAAGGGCAAGTTTCAATGTTAGTCAGatatgttttattaaagCACAATGAACTATCTCCTATTTCATATAtgttataaaattatttgttaaagttaaattcttatttcaattttttgttaACCCTGAAATTTGAACTGGAGTGTgtaatttatcttttttacAATTCTAACGCCCATCtggaaaaataatatttaccTTTTGGTCACTTCCTGAGACTTAACGAATTTTAAcggaagaaaaaatattattaagaTCAATGTGGGAACATTCAGCACAAGAAGCGGCAATATACTTGGTTAAATTAAGTCGCACTAAACTACAATATAAAATGGTTTATTTCAAGAAGaaacattaaatatagTTAATTTTAAAGTTCATTATGACATACAATAGccttatataataaaactggatatattttgtaaatctTTATTacatatttctttttttaaaaaaatattgtaaaaaaCCCATAGGTGTTTAAATCAATCTTTCTTCGAATCTTAAATCATCTAATGGTGGTAAGCCAATTAATAATCTTAAAAAGTTTTCTAAAGCGGCTCTTTGTTTCATTAAACCATTTATTGGCTTAAAACCTGGTCTAGTTAATGGTGCCTTTAACCAGTAACTCAATAGGGTCAATACCGGATAGAATTGTTCGTAATCAGTAGCACCTTCAcctaattttttataagtAACTCTGGTACAAAATTCTGTCATAACTAACAAATCTATAATTAAAGGAGTAGCTAATAAAGAGTCTTCACACACGTTGTGAATTGAAATTCTGTTATGGCCACCTAGCATCAATTCACTGTAATATTCATCCATAGCAACCTTAGAATCGCCAACTgcatttaaatatttaatgacaATACAGTGATCAATAGTCTTACCaactttatcattaaataagATTTGATTGGATTCAATCATATCGTCACAAACACCTCTCTTTGAGATCtcttttgatttaaattGCATTGGAGAAGATAAGTTGAAACCATCATTGTTACCCAAATGATTATAAGAAGCAATGGATAACGGTTTAATACCGGCATCCACCAAAAATTGCGCTAAAACtgatttcatttttgtttgacctgatttaaaatcatcacCAGCAATGAATGAATGCTCTCTTTCAGCTAAGTCAATCACACCTGGCACAAATGTATTCTGTGGGGAACCATTAATGTAAGGTACACCTTCTAAAATAGAAGCGACAGCAAAAATAGTGGATGGAGAAACTTCACTATGATCATTTTTGATAGCGTTTAATAAGTTGTCAGCATTATCATTGACACCGGCTTCAATAGTAGAGTAACGTTCAGTGTTAGCCGTCCATAAAACAATGACTTTATCCAAGTTATTCTCTTTCTTGAAGTTTCTAATATCATCTCGAATTTGCTCAACGTGCGACCACTTGTTCTTTGTTAAACCATCCAAAGATAATGGATCTTTGTTACCTTCGGCTTCAGATTTTCTATTGAAACAGTGATTGGCTCTTTCATTTTGATTCAAAGCAATGAAGTCTGGATAGTAAATGGATTTTAGAGGTTTGATTTTTTCCATTTCATCCTTTAATTGCATTTGTAAGTCATGCTCTAAAACACATGCCCTTTGCATAGCTTCGAAACAATTTAAATCACTAATATCCCACCCAGTAATAACAAAATCATTTGGATTACTTAAAGGAAGAATATCAGTAAATGGAACATATATTTCGTCATTTGTCTTAGGATCAATACCTAACTTAATTGTAGATGATTGAGTAACAGAACCGTAATAGTTAGCTTTCTTCAAacctttaaaatttttcgAATAAAATTCAAGGTTGTTTTTATTTGCCAAAACCGACGCCAACAAAGTAGTACCATTATTACCACCTAAACCTACCAACATAATACCTAGCTTTGgtaaattcaaatcaaCATTAAATTCATAATCTTTCTTTACAGTGTCAACTATATAAGAATTTGTAGAGTCATTTTTAGTAACTAAATTACTAGTATAAGTATACTTTGATTTTAATGTATTTCCTTCAATGGTACATTTATCATTGttaacaataatttttggTTCGAAAGCAGGTAGTGTCATCTTATTATTACGATTAATCCTTTACCGTCGTTCTGTAATGATGTGTGATACTTTACTCTCTCAATGAAGATCtacaatatatacaatGGAATTGAAGTGGACTCAAAAGTAGttctattatatttattccaattaattgataaatatatatgctatttatattaatagttttaaacaatatatcattataaaataatttacaaCAAATATATCTCAAGGAGAAAATACTTTGAACTGCATGtgaaaattataattgatCTGTTACGTAAGATCCTTGTGTCTGATTTGAATAtggttattattttttaattattgttaatCATACcgtaattttatttatttatttactgACTGTTATACTTTTGAATTCACCTtcgaaaaattaatatttttgatttcatcGTTTCTACCTGAATTACTTCTTAATTTCATTCTCATTTTACTTTTACTCTTAATTCCAACAACCTTTAAAGTGTTGAATGAACACAAAACTGTATACATCATGACTGTTAAAGTTAGTCGAGATCCCGCAAAAGcgtttatataatttatttataaattacaTAAAGCTATATGTGTTATAAATGTGTGCGCTCTGTGACCGTTTCTATGAGAATGTgaaaattataatcaaaatattcaacaCTTTTTACTTTTTAAAAACACCTTAAACAAAGATTACCTTAAAAGGGTTCTTTTAAACTTTTTTGAGACACAGTCATTGCATTTATATGGCTTCGGCGGctaaaaaaagaaaaaaaacaactGCAACATTAAAACCGAGTTTGTTTTGTGATATTTTCGTGTCCTTCTTTCGTCTTTGTGACATTTTAATTCGCGGGTGACTGAAAAACACAAACAAGCAACCtgatttacaaaaataaattacgAGCGGGCTTATTAAGAGTTCTATGGCATgtgaaatttataaatgttcttctttttgaattatcaattcttttctatgattaaaacaataatcAGCGTAGAAAGGATAAATTATCCCTAGTTTATAAGTTTTATATCGTAcatgatatatattatgaTTCAAGTGTCATCACATACATTACACCCTTTTAGGAAAATTTCCAACAATTAAAAggattttcttcaattacCTCATTAAAACAtgattaatttaatttaatactCAAATGCCAGTACTAGTTTATTATCGTTCGATATTAACAAAGCTATATGTAGGAATCTAGAATTAATAGACTTTGTTTATTAAGAACAAGATAATAAACAATCTTATAAAAATCAGGTAGAAGacatatttattttgtgtttgttatatatttttattgagTTTCCTTTTTTCTTCTGCTGTTTTTTCTGAGgacaataaataaatcatgTACTCAGTTACCGATTTATTTAAAACCCGCTCTACGGaagtttatattttaatgtatTCTCTTTTCAAAAACGAATGATAGGTCGAGATATAATTTTCACATGCTCACTTTAGATCGGCtggtaataaatttataaagattaaaaatgaGTATAATAAcctttaatgaaatataattaaaagcATTAAtacgtatatatatgtatataacTTTATCTAACAAACTGTTCCTCTAGAAAAATGTTAAGATATCAATTGGCTCgaataattcattaataaaaacGTTCATTTCTTGGTCTTGATCCACATTAGAAGAACTATAACTAGTTATATTGTTAATGGTAATGTCCATATTATCTATTCCAAGATTCTCTATCTCTACGTTCAAAGGACCATTAGTATCTTTCTCCCCATTAATAATCTTCGTGTTTGATATTGGTCCACAactataatttaattttgcaTCATTATAAATcgttaaaaatatattgaatggATAAAACGATGAACATTCAGTCATATCTTTAACAGTATTCCTATAATACTCAATATCTCCTTCATACACTAATTTGTTTTCTGTTATAGTTAATAGTAATTCAGTCATGATCTTCTTATCATTTATATAAGGAAGTTTTTCAGTTAATAACATAGtatcattataataaaCGGCTGTGGTATTATGTTTTTCCgctttataatttaaataagcAATTATAAGTTCGAAATTTTTTGTGAAACTTTCTTTCTCACCATTGGATTTATTGGTACCAAACATTTTATAAGATATCTTCGCATTAAACATTGAACGAAATGAACGGTAGTAATCATATGCAAATTCATTGAAGTATAACGTGCATACtccaaaaaatatttttattagtgtatATCGATCACATATACATTTGTTACCGTTTTCAATATTGTCTTCGATTTTCTCTGGTAATCTGATAATTAAACATTGTAAAATGACGGAAATTactttattcaatataatttcaatgCATTTGTTAAGATAGAATTTAGTGTACttgaattttaaattcGTCTTCTGACCATGGAAGTAATTATAACATATGTTGATCATTTCTATCGCtagaataaataatttgttcattgtgtcattttttaatattatatcgTTGTTTAATTCAAACCAAATTAATTGACTGTAGGTAAAGTTCATGCGAAATTGTttgattaataaatttaattcaaaatctaATTCCTCACAGTTATTGATGTTGTAACGAACctcaatattttctatcaatattttaatattatttatcaattcttcaatttttttatagttTACTTTAGTGTAATTTTCATGAAGATAATTGTTCAGTTTAAATAAAAGAGTATCGACAGCCATCATTCTAAGATACCAACAGTTGTCGCCGTtctcttcaaatttatttaaaccAATTGAAGCTAAAATGTTATCGTTTAAAGAATATGAATTACCTATAGTGAATTCAACTCCAGTTAATAAAAGTGCTTTTCTGTCTAAATATAACACATATGcccatatttttttataaagtaaattgtatatatttcGATTAGTCAACCTCGGCCTGCAATCGTTATGAACTTTCATATAATCTGGatcatataatattatgtCCCACGATACACCAATTTCTTTACAATGGGAAACTATAAGTGAATGAAGAATCTGAGATTGTTCAAGTTCTTGGCCTTCCCCTAATTCTGGCGAAATCCAGTAATAGAATCGTAATAACAACAgattaattaattcaaaaagtGTACTCTTTCTTAATAGCttatttctaaatattAGAGCTGtaacaattgaaatatatttctcCATTCTCATTTCCAATATAgtattatcaatataatttcGGCGTTGTGATTCTCCTATATcagatgaattattattcgATTGTCCAATACTGTATTTAATAGAAATCTGACAAATCCTTGATATTAGTAATAcaatacaataaaatatatgatCAAACTGTTTAATACTAGCGCTTTTAGACCCAACCCTTTcgtataataatataacttCATCTTTAAGAATCTGACAATCAAGAACAGGTATCAACTTAAGAATATACTTCTCAAAGAAAGGTAAAATgatttcaatgaaatttaCTTTATTTGGCATATTGTTCTCCATAAATTCATTGAGATTTGAAAATCCATTTAAAATATCGTCATTGTCCCATTTTCGACTGGTACCATATTTatcaatcaaatttttatatataagcTGATGGTTCGTATAACTGGTTTTATTAGAAGATGTCATTCCTTCAAAAACGTCCATCTTGCTAAATGATTTTGGAAGGTCCTTTGAAGTCACTGATATTTCATTGACCTTTAAGTtatgtaaatttttatcataaTTTACAGCTGTGACAGTATTTTCTAGATTGTTTGAACCATTTTCAACTTGAAATTCTATAGAATCACTTTTTTGATTATCCTTTTTATATGCTTTAACCGTTTTTCTAACAATTATTGATCTAAATGTGGTAAAAATATCTGCATACCTATCCTGTCTTATCATTGACAAATTACTATAGATGGAGTGCTGGTGAAAGGAAGATCGTTTAAACACTGATGTTTTACCAAATGGAgccaaattcaaataagaGCGTTGTTCATTTGCATACCAACCCATTGTAGTTGACGTTTCTGTTGAAATATTGGTCAGGTCAGATAGCATATCCATGTCAGTTCCGTTCACGTTATCTGTGATATCATTCACATCATCATTCATTAAACTGTTAGAATCTTCTTCTCCTTTCTTAGAACTTACGTTATTAAAACCATATTCTGCTAACGCCGTCTCTGTATCTTGCTTTAATGAAACTTTGTGGATATACGTACATGTGTCATCTTTCCCTGTAGATTGACAAGTCCCACATGGTAGGTTTCTATCGCATTTagtcttcttctttttacAATTGGTACATACTACACTGATTCTATTCCTTCTTTTTGGATAAATTGGAAGCGTTTTATTAACATTGGacattctttaaattcttgATATCTTTATGGCGAGAATGTTTTGggattttgaataaaattacCCATGAAGGGATGATGTACTAGTTTAGGGGACTTGTAACTTACAGTTCTGGTAGCTATAATGCATATaactttttatatatagaacTTGATGTAAGCCATATTACAGTTAAAACCTTTAAttgttaaatataattcGATATCTGTATAACATATAAAGTTGCCGTATATAGtcatattatatattttggaaaaattgTGTAATCAATCGAAGAAGCacttgaaaaatgaaatattggTTACTGGAATATCGAGATGAGATGACTTGGGAtgtttaaaaaaacattagTAACTGTATCGTAATGATGATTATATCAAATTAGTAGTCTTATCAGTATATTGAAATAGTATTAGCTGTAGGAAAATACCAAGATCTATTTAAAGAGCAATGCATACCCGAATCGTTCCCTGGTCgagaaaagaagaattagatgATTTGAAGCAATGGTTTTTCCAAAAATGGTTAAATGAAGACGACGATGCATCTAACAAAATCACAGATATGCGTATAAGAGCTATCGAAAGAGTCAATAGTTATACTAGCAGGggttcaatatatttaccaCATGTAATTGCCACTACCTCACAGTTAACTgcttcaattttattagacgaaaaatttcaaaatcaagGCTCTACTTCTAATGAAATAAACGAGGAAACAGTAAGATTAAGTTATACAATGGCAATAATTAGATTTGTTAATGGTTTACTCGATCCTAGTCAGCAATCAGTGTTTGCAATCCCTTTACATGTTTTagcaaaaaaaatcaatctTCCGTCATGGTTAGTAGATCTTAGACATTGTGGTACACATGAGAGAGAATTAGTGAGTCTTGAAATGCTTCGAATGGCTTGTAAAGAGTCATTGAAATGGCTTTGGAATAATTACTGGAATGATGAACAACTAGATGAAGCTTCGAGTGATGAAGACATTGAAGAGAAAACACCTTTTTTTGGCATTGATGCTGAAGATTTAATAGACATCATTAATGTGTTAGTTAAAATCAAAGATCTGTTGATAGAAAATGTTTCTATTTGGGAAAGTCAAAATATGCAAGTGATAAGAAGCAAGAACTTTAGTGATGATCATGAATATAAGAACAAACAtggaaataaaaaaagaaaaagaaatgacATACCAGTTTCGGAGTTAATCAATAATTACATTTCAACTTTTAGAAATTTATGGAAGAAAAATACCAACAAACAGttattcatttatatttgtgtGAAACACTATGATTCTatcatttttgatattggTTTGAAGAGACTGCCTGAATTTGATTATGAACTGCTCAAATGGTTGATAGAGACTTTTTCGAATCCCGATCATTCTAAggttaaaaataatgtaatTGAATTACTTAGAGTTTTTAAATCATGGGATAAGTTAGACACCAAAGTATTGAAACcgttatttgaaaatataaattataaagcTATACCTTCAAGCTGGAGCAAATGGAAACTACTTATAGAAGCTCATCCTAATTATCTGTCATTATATACTTACCAATCGATGATCGCATTATTCAAGGATAGTAACATGAAAACGAAAAAGAAACATGTTAAAAAAGCCATTGCTGATCAAATAAACGCAATCTCGGAAACAATGGAAACATTTATAGGATCTTATAATGGTAAGTTCAAGAAAGCAGATGTAGAGAGTTTTTTTGAGGGAAGGCAAAAAGTTGAATCTAAGGTATCCGCATCCacaattatttcaaaaccTACTAAG comes from the Tetrapisispora phaffii CBS 4417 chromosome 1, complete genome genome and includes:
- the LAS1 gene encoding rRNA-processing protein LAS1 (similar to Saccharomyces cerevisiae LAS1 (YKR063C); ancestral locus Anc_1.200), with protein sequence MHTRIVPWSRKEELDDLKQWFFQKWLNEDDDASNKITDMRIRAIERVNSYTSRGSIYLPHVIATTSQLTASILLDEKFQNQGSTSNEINEETVRLSYTMAIIRFVNGLLDPSQQSVFAIPLHVLAKKINLPSWLVDLRHCGTHERELVSLEMLRMACKESLKWLWNNYWNDEQLDEASSDEDIEEKTPFFGIDAEDLIDIINVLVKIKDLLIENVSIWESQNMQVIRSKNFSDDHEYKNKHGNKKRKRNDIPVSELINNYISTFRNLWKKNTNKQLFIYICVKHYDSIIFDIGLKRLPEFDYELLKWLIETFSNPDHSKVKNNVIELLRVFKSWDKLDTKVLKPLFENINYKAIPSSWSKWKLLIEAHPNYLSLYTYQSMIALFKDSNMKTKKKHVKKAIADQINAISETMETFIGSYNGKFKKADVESFFEGRQKVESKVSASTIISKPTKSTNVDSILEDLANLKQKTSKKPKLTTSPDQSILIFQDHPNWEPKPFGIL